The genomic window TTCAGGCGGCCTCTTCGGAGCGCCGCCCTTTTTCTGGGCCGATGCCGCTTGGCAGGCGGGCCCGCCGGCGCGAGAAGCGGCGGCCATGTCCGAGTCCGCTCCAGCCGCGTCGACCAGCCCGCCCGTCTTCGAGGACGCCTTCCGGGCGCGCTTGGCGGACCTGTTGGTGTGGCGGCGGGACGTGCGGCGCTTCCGCACCGATCCCGTCGACGAGGCCGCCCTGCGGACCTGCCTGGATTGGGCGGCGCTGGCGCCCTCGGTCGGGAACAGCCAGCCCTGGCGCTTCGTGCGCGTGGCCGATCCCCGGCGGCGTGCCGCGGTCGCGGCGAGCTTCGAGCGCTGCAACGCCGCCGCCCGCGACGGTTACGCCGACGAGCGGCGGAGGCTCTATGCGCGCCTGAAGCTCGCGGGCTTGCGCGAGGCGCCGGTCCATCTCGCCGTGTTCTGCGACGGCGCGACGGAGACCGGCCACGGCCTCGGTCGCGCGACCATGCCGGAGATGCTGCGCTACTCGGTGGCGGCCTGCGTCCATGCCTTCTGGCTCGCCGCCCGCGCCCACGGCCTCGGCGTCGGCTGGGTCTCGATCCTGGAACCCGCGGCCGTGACCGCGGCCCTCGACGTGCCGGAAGGGTGGGAGCTGGTCGCCTATCTCTGCGTCGGCCTGCCGGTCGAGGAGCATGCCGACCCCGAACTCGTCCGCCACGGCTGGCAGGAGCGGCGCCCGGATGCCGCCCGGCTGCACGAGCGCTGACCGGCACGGGCCCGTTTCCTTAAAATTCGTCCGAAATCCTGAGCCCGGGATTCGCCCTGCCGCGAAGAGGCGGTGCATGAGGTGCCGATTTCGCCGCGCGTAGAGCAGAAGCGCAAGCCGGAACGTCGGATCGTCTTCGCCAGTTACGCTCCGGCTTGGAAAGGCGATCTGCGATGTTCGGAATGGGCAAGGACAGGGCGCGGCTCGCGGGCGCGTTCGCGGGTGTGCTGTGCGCGGTCGGTGCCGCGCAGGCCCGGGAGATCGTTCCGTTCTCGGACGGGATCGGGGCGGGCACCATCGTCGTGCGCACCAACGAGCGGCGGCTCTACCTCGTCAACGGCGACGGCACGGCGATCCGCTATCCCGTCGCGGTCGGCAAACCGGGCAAGCAGTGGAGCGGCGCCACGCAGATCGACGGCAAGTATGTCCAGCCCGACTGGTCGCCCCCGGCGGAGGTGAAGCGTGATCATCCGCGCCTGCCGAACCTGATCCGCGGCGGCTCGCC from Methylorubrum populi includes these protein-coding regions:
- the bluB gene encoding 5,6-dimethylbenzimidazole synthase — protein: MSESAPAASTSPPVFEDAFRARLADLLVWRRDVRRFRTDPVDEAALRTCLDWAALAPSVGNSQPWRFVRVADPRRRAAVAASFERCNAAARDGYADERRRLYARLKLAGLREAPVHLAVFCDGATETGHGLGRATMPEMLRYSVAACVHAFWLAARAHGLGVGWVSILEPAAVTAALDVPEGWELVAYLCVGLPVEEHADPELVRHGWQERRPDAARLHER
- a CDS encoding L,D-transpeptidase produces the protein MFGMGKDRARLAGAFAGVLCAVGAAQAREIVPFSDGIGAGTIVVRTNERRLYLVNGDGTAIRYPVAVGKPGKQWSGATQIDGKYVQPDWSPPAEVKRDHPRLPNLIRGGSPGNPMGVAAMTLRGGEYAIHGTNRPNSIGTFASYGCIRMYNQDIADLFERVSVGTQVYVMR